AAGTTTTATTGGTAGGACCGGGAAAGAGAGTTTTTAGGACAGATTATTATATCATGAAAGCTTTTGAACATTTAGGACATTCCGTTCTGGTTTTTCATGAAGCAAAAATATACTCACTCCTCTTTGCCTTAACTCATGTTATTTTTAAGTTGATCGTTGTAGTTTACAAGCCAGATTTTGTTTTTTATTCCAAGGCTAATAAAATTTCATTGAAAGATATGGAATGGGTGAAGAAAAGATGTACAACAATTTTGTGGTATTATGATCTCAGGATCCCTATCGAGAAAAAACTCATTGATAGGGCTAAAAGAGTTGATTTGTTTTACATCACTAATAAAGGACAAATACACCACCTAAAAGATCAAAGCGCAAATGCAAAGTATCTCACACAGGCATGCATAACAGATTATCATCCAACAACTGAACATTATATATATAATGTGAGTTTCATCGGTAATAATAACATCTCTGATTCTATGATGAGAGAAGATTTGCTTAATAAAATAGGTTCTCATTTCGATCTGCATGTGTTCGGAGCACGATGGTCGAGTAAAAACTTTACAAGTCATCCCCGAATATTTAAAGAAAATTATGCTAATGTATGTGCCGGATCAAAAATCGTTCTTGATATAAAATCATTTGACTTCTGTTTGGATGTTGATGGTAATTTTTCAAATAGGATACCGCTCACCCTTGGTTTTGGTGGATTTCTTCTTGCCCAATATACTCCAGGAGTTGATCAATTATATCAAGATAAAAAGCATCTTGTTTATTTCAGATCTCCAGAAGAAGCAATCAGTTTGATCGATTACTATCTTCATCATGAAGACGAAAGAAAACAAATCGCTGAGCAAGGAAGGGAATACGTTCTTAAAAATCATACATACATCAATAAGGTGGAGCAGATGATTCGGGATGCAGAACAGCTTAATAAAAATATCATACTATGAAAATACTCATTATTCACACTGCATTTTTAGGTGATGTCGTTCTTATCACTCCCCTGATAAAGGGAACGAAAAAACTATTTCCTGACAGCAAAATCGATGTTCTTGTCATACCCCAAACACAGGAAGTACTGAGGCAAAATCCGCACATCAACGAGATACTTATCTTTGATAAAAGAAAGCATAAGATCATTAACTTCATTAAGACATTATCAAAACTCAGAAAAAATCAATATGACCTTGCTCTGCTACCGCATAGTTCGATGACAACGTCCTTCCTCGTCTTTTTCTCCCATATAAAAAAACGGATAGGATTCGATCGATGGTTATCTTCAGTACTCCTCACTCACAAAATTCCATTCAAAAAAGGTGTTCATAGGATAGAGAAAAACCTTGATTTTCTTAATCAATTTTCAGATGATAGATTTGATATCCAGACAGAACTATTTCCTGATGCAGAGGATTTTAAAAAAGCAGATAGCTTACTTTCCGAACTTGATCCTGTTAAAAAGAAGATCGCTTTTGCTCCGGGCTCGGTATGGTATACAAAAAGATGGCCGGAAACATATTATAGACAACTCGCACAAAAGCTCGTTGAAGCCGGCTTTTCTATCGTGCTGATAGGCAGTCCCCAAGAAAAAGAACTTTGCGAAAGGATAATGCCCCCGAGCAATGCAATTACTGTTGCAGGTAACACCACGGTTCTGGAATCAGCAGCAGTTCTGAAAAAATGTGACCTACTTATCAGTAATGACTGCGGAGCGCTACATATTGCTAATGCAATGGAAACAGACGTCTTTGCTATTTTTGGTCCAACAGTTAAAGATTTTGGATATTATCCTTACAGAAAGAATGATCATGTTTTCGAGGTTGACCTTCCATGCCGTCCTTGTGGCAGTCATGGAGGAAATAAATGTCCACTTGTGCATCACATGTGCATGAGAAATATCAATCCAGATCAGATCTTAAAAGAAGTACTCACTCACCTCAATAACAGGAAAGATCAAAATGAAAGAAAAGATTAAACTCCTTTTCAGGATCGGTTATGCCTATCATAAAGCTGCGTTTGATCCTGTTATAGAATATCTTTTAAGCGATCCGAAATATGATATCTGGTTCTCGCTGGATATGGAAAAAAAACGATATCTGTTCTTCGATATCCCTTATAGAAATAAGATAATCGATGAATGGAAAAAACTGGGATACAGGTTTACTCATGAGACTCGTGGATTTGATATTGTTATTTCTGGAGATACATTACGTAACTCTAAAGATTATGGAAAGACCATGCTCATTTTCCTGAATCATGGAACAGGAATAAAAAATATTTTATACCGCAATCTTGCTCGTGTACCTGATGATAAATATCTCATATTTGTTGAAGGACAGCACCGAGTCGATTCATTATTGAGTTCACCATCACTTGGAAAAAACGAGGTGTATCTCATTGGACTACCAAAACTTGATTATGCATTTCAAGGTAAATATGATAATAAAAAGGAGCTTCTTGATCAATGGGGATTAGATCAAAACAAAAAGACTGTTTTATTTGCTCCTACCTATAAACCTACCTGTATGTATGATATCAAGGATGATATCTTTGAGCAGACAAAAGAATATAATCTTATCATAAAATTACATCCCTACAGCTGGATGGGAAAATATGCACCTCACAAACAACATCGTATGTATGAGCGAAGAGTTAAAAAACATCCTCACGCTGTACTGCTTCCTTTCTCAGAATTGAATATTGTTCCCTATTATGCGTTGGCAGATACCGTATTAAGCGAAGCGTCGAGTACAGTATTTGATTTTCTTGCATTCAGTAAATTCGGTATCATCTATGATCTTCCCTGTGATAAACTCAGTCATTCTGATGGGGAAGCTCTCCTTGAAATCGATAATCGTGAATTTTTGAAAAATGCCTTTAGTCATATCGATTCAAGCAATCAGATAACGCATGCGATCGAGAAAAGTATCCATCCAACTGAAGAGATGATTAAACACGCAGATATATATCGAGATCGCTATTTTTACAAATTAGACGGAAAAGCAACTGAGAGGTTTGTTAAGAAAATGGAGGAACTTTATTATGAAGGAGGTCATGAAAACATTCCTTATAATTCTTAATTTTGTGCTATTAAAATTGACGGAGAAATAAGGACTTAACAAATTTAATTGTTTAATTGATTTTATAGGAGAATATAATGAATATACAAGAAAAATCATCTAAATTAGGGGTTTTGATACCTGGCCTCGGTGCAATCGGGACGACATTTATTGGAGGACTCGAACTCATCAAAAAAGGTTATTCAAAACCAATCGGCAGTTTAACACAAATGGGCACGATCCGTTTGGGAAAAAGAACGGAGAAACGCTCTCCGCTTATCAAAGATTTTTTACCTTTGGCAAACATTGAAGATCTTATTATTGGTGGCTGGGATATTTTTGAGGATTCAGCATATGATACCGCTAAAAAAGCACGGGTTCTGAGTAATGATCATATTGAACTTGTCAAAGATGAACTCATGGCAGTTAAACCGATGAAAGCTGTTTTTGATAAAAAGTATGTAAAGAAACTTGATGGCACCCATATAAAACAAGCAGATACAAAATATAAACTCGCCCAGATGCTCATGGATGATATCAAGAATTTCAGAAATGCAAATAATCTGACAGATATTGTAATGGTTTGGTGCGCATCGACTGAAATATATATCGAACAACAGGATGTACATGAATCCCTGGCAAACTTTGAACAAGGTCTTAAAGAAAATAATGATGCGATCTCGCCAAGTATGATCTATGCGTATGCAGCCCTTAAATCTGGTATTCCTTTTGCAAACGGAGCACCAAACCTTACTGTTGATATTCCTGCAATATTGGAACTGGCAAAGATCCAAAACCTGCCAATTGCCGGAAAAGATTTTAAAACAGGGCAAACTTTGATGAAGACGATCGTTGCACCTGGATTAAGATCACGTGTTATTGGTGTTAATGGATGGTTCTCAACGAACATTTTAGGCAACAGAGACGGTGAAGTCCTCGATGATCCTGAATCTTTTAAAACAAAGGAAGTGAGTAAGCTCGGAGTTCTTGACTCGATCCTTCAACCGGAAATGAATCCCGAACTTTACGGTGATCTTTATCATAAAGTTAGAATCAATTACTATCCTCCCCGTGGAGATAATAAAGAAGGCTGGGATAACATCGACATCTTTGGATGGCTGGGATATCCAATGCAGATCAAGATCGATTTTTTATGTAAAGACAGTATTCTCGCTGCTCCAATCGTCCTTGATCTCGTCTTGTTCATGGATCTTGCAAAACGCGTTGGTTTCTCAGGTATTCAGGAATGGCTTTCCTTCTACTTCAAAAGTCCGATGCATCTTCCAACTCTTTATCCGGAACATGATCTTTTTGTTCAGCTTGCAAAACTGAAAAACACACTCCGCTATATTATGGGTGAAGAGATGATCACCCATCTTGGACTTGATTACTATTATAATAATGCTCCTGAAGCAAAGTAGAAGATAATATAGTTATGAAAGCGGTGATCATAGCCGCAGGATGTGGTAGCCGGTTACAAGATTACCATCACGGCATTCCCAAAACTCTTCTTGAGGTTTTGGGAAAACGGATTATTGATGATATTCTGCAGAAGTTATTATTTCGTGGAATCTCCGAGATTGTTATTGCAACTGGTTTTAAGGGCAATCTTATAAAAGATTATCTTGTGCAATCACCGTTTGCTGAAAACATTACTTTTGT
This portion of the Candidatus Cloacimonadota bacterium genome encodes:
- a CDS encoding glycosyltransferase family 1 protein, producing VLLVGPGKRVFRTDYYIMKAFEHLGHSVLVFHEAKIYSLLFALTHVIFKLIVVVYKPDFVFYSKANKISLKDMEWVKKRCTTILWYYDLRIPIEKKLIDRAKRVDLFYITNKGQIHHLKDQSANAKYLTQACITDYHPTTEHYIYNVSFIGNNNISDSMMREDLLNKIGSHFDLHVFGARWSSKNFTSHPRIFKENYANVCAGSKIVLDIKSFDFCLDVDGNFSNRIPLTLGFGGFLLAQYTPGVDQLYQDKKHLVYFRSPEEAISLIDYYLHHEDERKQIAEQGREYVLKNHTYINKVEQMIRDAEQLNKNIIL
- the waaF gene encoding lipopolysaccharide heptosyltransferase II codes for the protein MKILIIHTAFLGDVVLITPLIKGTKKLFPDSKIDVLVIPQTQEVLRQNPHINEILIFDKRKHKIINFIKTLSKLRKNQYDLALLPHSSMTTSFLVFFSHIKKRIGFDRWLSSVLLTHKIPFKKGVHRIEKNLDFLNQFSDDRFDIQTELFPDAEDFKKADSLLSELDPVKKKIAFAPGSVWYTKRWPETYYRQLAQKLVEAGFSIVLIGSPQEKELCERIMPPSNAITVAGNTTVLESAAVLKKCDLLISNDCGALHIANAMETDVFAIFGPTVKDFGYYPYRKNDHVFEVDLPCRPCGSHGGNKCPLVHHMCMRNINPDQILKEVLTHLNNRKDQNERKD
- a CDS encoding CDP-glycerol glycerophosphotransferase family protein — its product is MKEKIKLLFRIGYAYHKAAFDPVIEYLLSDPKYDIWFSLDMEKKRYLFFDIPYRNKIIDEWKKLGYRFTHETRGFDIVISGDTLRNSKDYGKTMLIFLNHGTGIKNILYRNLARVPDDKYLIFVEGQHRVDSLLSSPSLGKNEVYLIGLPKLDYAFQGKYDNKKELLDQWGLDQNKKTVLFAPTYKPTCMYDIKDDIFEQTKEYNLIIKLHPYSWMGKYAPHKQHRMYERRVKKHPHAVLLPFSELNIVPYYALADTVLSEASSTVFDFLAFSKFGIIYDLPCDKLSHSDGEALLEIDNREFLKNAFSHIDSSNQITHAIEKSIHPTEEMIKHADIYRDRYFYKLDGKATERFVKKMEELYYEGGHENIPYNS
- a CDS encoding inositol-3-phosphate synthase — translated: MNIQEKSSKLGVLIPGLGAIGTTFIGGLELIKKGYSKPIGSLTQMGTIRLGKRTEKRSPLIKDFLPLANIEDLIIGGWDIFEDSAYDTAKKARVLSNDHIELVKDELMAVKPMKAVFDKKYVKKLDGTHIKQADTKYKLAQMLMDDIKNFRNANNLTDIVMVWCASTEIYIEQQDVHESLANFEQGLKENNDAISPSMIYAYAALKSGIPFANGAPNLTVDIPAILELAKIQNLPIAGKDFKTGQTLMKTIVAPGLRSRVIGVNGWFSTNILGNRDGEVLDDPESFKTKEVSKLGVLDSILQPEMNPELYGDLYHKVRINYYPPRGDNKEGWDNIDIFGWLGYPMQIKIDFLCKDSILAAPIVLDLVLFMDLAKRVGFSGIQEWLSFYFKSPMHLPTLYPEHDLFVQLAKLKNTLRYIMGEEMITHLGLDYYYNNAPEAK